A part of Salvelinus alpinus chromosome 5, SLU_Salpinus.1, whole genome shotgun sequence genomic DNA contains:
- the LOC139576030 gene encoding bolA-like protein 3, whose amino-acid sequence MLSILKCILKNQAVLVSRQLQRTLSSQTEGETRIAHILKEKFTSATSLKVVDISGGCGVMYEVHIESNEFKGKRTVQQHQLVNQALKEEIQGMHGLRIFTDVPRE is encoded by the exons ATGCTctctattttaaaatgtattctgAAAAATCAA GCTGTTTTGGTTTCTAGACAGTTGCAGAGGACTCTGTCTTCTCAGACCGAGGGAGAGACCCGAATTGCACATATTCTCAAAGAGAAGTTTACATCGGCCACGTCTCTAAAAGTTGTGGACATATCAG GTGGCTGTGGTGTCATGTATGAAGTCCACATAGAATCCAATGAATTTAAAGGGAAAAGAACTGTTCAACAACACCAACTAGTCAACCAG GCACTCAAGGAGGAGATCCAAGGAATGCATGGACTACGAATATTCACAGATGTTCCTCGAGAGTAG